The Herbiconiux sp. SALV-R1 genome includes a region encoding these proteins:
- a CDS encoding DUF6042 family protein: MSEAGWVLFQSVYLDSGWARILPNAAIEPAQIAVRLQGATLEQFHAELAGSPHSAEGLASDAWEPLHQYTDDELAELDEHFEGTPFASSDEERQRTAAQVMAHEAQLRVAEVAEMDRFAAHLSVAPVRTFRDLIEFMTAAGVLRLNGGTYELNPSALLPEEVLPLSDDVRHREESLRWQRLHEETEYAIIELFRPHELAPADRIATTLSQLANELARPVESVREACAQLVAAPDFSTTHDMLVIGVDEPFTMSVDWEIFFATRISVRTGISDDR; the protein is encoded by the coding sequence ATGAGCGAAGCCGGGTGGGTCCTGTTTCAAAGTGTGTATCTCGATAGCGGTTGGGCAAGGATCTTGCCCAACGCGGCAATCGAGCCCGCTCAGATCGCCGTGCGGCTGCAGGGCGCCACGCTCGAGCAGTTTCACGCTGAACTAGCGGGGTCTCCACACTCCGCAGAAGGTCTTGCGTCCGATGCCTGGGAGCCGCTCCATCAGTACACCGACGATGAGCTAGCCGAGCTGGATGAGCATTTCGAGGGCACACCCTTCGCCTCGTCCGATGAGGAACGCCAGCGGACGGCCGCGCAGGTGATGGCGCACGAAGCGCAGCTGCGGGTTGCCGAGGTGGCCGAAATGGACCGATTCGCGGCGCATCTGAGTGTGGCTCCCGTCCGCACTTTTCGAGACCTCATTGAGTTCATGACCGCCGCCGGCGTCCTTCGCCTCAACGGCGGTACCTACGAACTCAACCCAAGTGCGCTACTCCCTGAGGAGGTCCTGCCTCTAAGTGATGACGTCAGACATCGCGAAGAGTCGCTGCGATGGCAAAGGCTCCATGAGGAAACCGAGTACGCCATCATCGAGCTCTTCAGGCCCCACGAGCTTGCACCCGCGGATAGGATCGCGACGACGTTAAGCCAGCTTGCCAATGAGTTGGCGAGACCAGTCGAATCAGTCCGAGAGGCCTGTGCACAGCTCGTCGCAGCACCTGACTTCTCGACCACTCACGACATGCTCGTCATTGGAGTCGACGAGCCCTTCACGATGTCCGTTGACTGGGAAATTTTCTTCGCCACGCGAATCTCCGTGCGAACAGGCATCTCAGACGATCGATAG
- a CDS encoding FRG domain-containing protein yields MSAAQEFFSEREHIVAAKSGAEYVQGLKNLLEGAETLDQGGLIPAPYGSDSVRYFFRGQATGSYGLNSSLYRTLKSGLSPDATPKQIEQDMVAAEKRVLDEARAQGIGRNLTALELLTVLQHHLIPTRLIDVSASWKVALYFASELHDSFDGRIFVVGTRPSLWEEFARSKGQHVEWPNPEAHPWQQTTWPVILPFTDPRMISQQGYFLVGGLTTNVGGHHQYWNDTKIHPPKGNQKRAPLTQQELRDVSTLMIKFPMIHGAQGGPLAKLERELKGNWTAAGLTIPVPGDLKPEIRKVLDDHHGIGEDSIYPPVDESLRLLKRVAGTRP; encoded by the coding sequence GTGAGTGCCGCCCAGGAGTTTTTCTCGGAGCGAGAACATATCGTCGCGGCAAAGAGCGGGGCTGAATACGTTCAAGGTTTGAAAAACCTGCTTGAGGGAGCTGAAACCCTCGATCAGGGCGGACTCATTCCCGCACCCTATGGATCGGACAGCGTCCGTTACTTCTTCCGCGGACAGGCAACCGGGAGCTACGGGCTGAACTCCTCGTTGTACAGGACCTTGAAGAGTGGGTTGTCGCCAGACGCCACGCCTAAACAGATCGAACAAGACATGGTGGCGGCGGAAAAGCGCGTCCTCGACGAAGCGCGGGCCCAAGGTATCGGTCGAAACTTGACAGCGCTGGAGCTGCTGACAGTCCTCCAACACCATCTCATTCCTACCCGGCTCATCGACGTCTCTGCGTCGTGGAAAGTCGCGCTCTACTTCGCCAGCGAACTGCACGACAGCTTCGACGGTCGTATCTTCGTGGTCGGGACAAGACCATCGTTGTGGGAGGAGTTCGCTCGTTCCAAAGGGCAGCACGTCGAGTGGCCCAATCCGGAGGCGCATCCATGGCAACAGACCACGTGGCCAGTTATCCTGCCGTTCACGGATCCGCGAATGATCTCGCAGCAGGGCTATTTCCTCGTAGGTGGGCTCACGACAAACGTGGGAGGCCACCATCAGTATTGGAACGACACGAAAATTCATCCTCCGAAGGGAAACCAGAAGCGGGCCCCGTTGACGCAACAAGAGCTGAGAGATGTTTCCACGCTGATGATCAAATTCCCGATGATTCATGGGGCGCAGGGAGGGCCACTGGCAAAGTTGGAAAGAGAACTTAAGGGAAATTGGACCGCTGCCGGTTTGACGATCCCCGTTCCCGGAGACCTGAAACCTGAGATCAGGAAGGTCTTGGACGATCACCACGGCATCGGGGAGGATTCAATTTATCCGCCTGTCGACGAGAGCCT